A genomic region of Candidatus Cloacimonas sp. contains the following coding sequences:
- the malQ gene encoding 4-alpha-glucanotransferase, with translation MRKTGILLHISSLPSDFGIGDFGPEAIRFAEYLKTEGHTYWQILPITHCGYGNSPYNPLSAFALNPYFISPELLYQQGYINQLMLDTVKIPRGNITRYEQVYTQKDKMLAQATANWMLTNNLNDFIEEKAAYLKPYLTFLSLSKFYNDTCWYNWNEEHRHFNEKLYQKVRLLDTSYFNLRAATQAMLAEQLSWFKEHLQELGIILIGDLPLYLSYDSAEVWAHQEYFDLDEQGRRLHFAGVPPDAFAERGQLWGNPLYRWEVLQQDGFGLFLERIKQALDYLDILRLDHFIGYVNFWQVEPGHDKAGQPLLPENAIQGSWVRALPEEFFSAVLQQFRKERFIAEDLGILSDDVCRIRERFGFPGMIVLQFCFEESVPEVKKYPPERWLYTGTHDNQTLRGWFESLSPDSSSYKHLQEYCFLHQFSDCQAHLNAENIHLIMRNIAFSSGCRQIIIPYQDILGLGDEARMNIPGTALGNWQWRLEDSF, from the coding sequence ATGCGGAAAACCGGTATCTTATTGCATATCAGTTCGCTTCCTTCCGATTTCGGAATTGGCGATTTCGGACCGGAAGCAATCCGTTTTGCCGAATACCTGAAAACGGAAGGGCATACTTACTGGCAGATACTACCTATAACTCATTGCGGTTATGGCAATTCCCCTTATAATCCTCTTTCCGCTTTTGCCTTAAATCCCTATTTCATCAGTCCGGAACTTCTCTATCAACAGGGTTATATCAATCAGTTAATGCTGGATACAGTAAAAATTCCCCGTGGTAATATTACCCGTTATGAACAGGTCTATACCCAGAAAGATAAAATGCTGGCTCAAGCAACTGCCAACTGGATGCTAACTAACAACCTGAATGATTTTATTGAAGAAAAAGCAGCTTACTTGAAACCCTATTTAACCTTTCTTTCTTTAAGTAAATTCTATAATGATACCTGCTGGTATAACTGGAATGAAGAGCATCGCCACTTCAACGAAAAACTCTATCAAAAAGTCCGCCTGCTGGATACCTCCTATTTTAACCTGCGTGCTGCTACGCAAGCTATGCTGGCAGAACAATTATCCTGGTTTAAAGAACATTTGCAGGAACTTGGAATAATTCTGATAGGCGATTTGCCTCTATATCTTTCTTACGATAGCGCCGAGGTTTGGGCTCATCAGGAATATTTTGATTTGGATGAACAAGGCAGGCGTTTACATTTTGCCGGTGTCCCACCAGATGCTTTTGCGGAAAGGGGTCAGCTTTGGGGAAATCCTCTTTACCGTTGGGAAGTTTTGCAGCAGGATGGTTTCGGACTTTTTTTGGAGAGAATCAAACAAGCCCTTGATTACCTTGATATTTTACGGTTAGACCATTTTATCGGTTATGTGAATTTCTGGCAGGTAGAGCCGGGTCACGATAAAGCAGGTCAACCTCTTTTACCTGAAAATGCCATTCAGGGTTCCTGGGTGCGTGCTTTACCTGAGGAATTCTTTTCCGCTGTGTTACAGCAATTTAGGAAAGAGCGTTTTATTGCTGAAGACCTGGGTATTTTGAGTGATGATGTTTGCCGTATTCGGGAGCGTTTTGGTTTTCCGGGAATGATTGTGTTGCAATTCTGTTTTGAAGAAAGCGTTCCCGAGGTGAAAAAATACCCTCCGGAACGATGGTTATATACCGGAACCCATGATAATCAAACCCTGCGTGGCTGGTTTGAATCCCTTTCTCCCGATTCGTCATCCTATAAACATTTACAGGAATATTGTTTTCTACATCAGTTTAGCGATTGTCAGGCGCATTTGAACGCTGAAAACATTCATCTCATAATGCGCAATATTGCTTTCTCTTCCGGTTGCCGACAGATTATTATTCCTTATCAGGATATTTTAGGACTGGGGGATGAAGCAAGAATGAACATTCCTGGCACCGCTTTAGGAAACTGGCAGTGGCGTCTGGAAGATTCTTTTTAG
- a CDS encoding undecaprenyl-diphosphate phosphatase, producing the protein MSLIQAILMGILQGLTEFIPVSSSGHLVLAQHFLGIGDNENIAFELFMHLGTLLAVLVFFRKTLWELIKSVFSWGNTVNREQHRKNRTLIYYLIISTVVTGVIYLLFGNYEEAIFAMPMVVAIFLIVTGIIVLVSDYFIDKGIPASNIGFLRSVIIGIGQGIAIMPGISRSGTTIACSLATGMKRKDAAQYSFLLSIPAILAGALSEYEKFTKLETQQLLNYFAGFVCSFLAGYLVIAFLIRLIEVSRLKYFAVYCFVIGSLSIVLIALGY; encoded by the coding sequence ATGAGTTTAATTCAGGCAATCCTGATGGGTATATTACAAGGGTTAACGGAATTTATTCCGGTTAGCAGCTCAGGCCATTTGGTCTTAGCACAGCATTTTTTGGGTATTGGAGATAATGAAAACATCGCTTTTGAACTCTTTATGCATTTAGGAACGCTACTTGCCGTGCTGGTTTTTTTTCGTAAAACTCTCTGGGAACTAATAAAATCGGTGTTTTCCTGGGGCAATACCGTAAATCGGGAACAGCACCGTAAAAATCGCACCCTGATATATTATCTAATTATTTCTACTGTAGTAACGGGAGTTATATATCTACTGTTCGGAAATTATGAAGAAGCGATTTTTGCAATGCCGATGGTGGTAGCTATCTTTTTAATTGTTACCGGAATTATTGTTTTGGTTTCCGATTATTTCATAGATAAAGGTATTCCTGCTTCCAATATCGGTTTTTTGCGTTCCGTAATAATTGGAATAGGACAGGGCATTGCAATTATGCCTGGTATTTCCCGTTCCGGAACTACGATTGCCTGTTCTTTGGCTACTGGAATGAAACGCAAGGATGCAGCGCAATATTCTTTTTTACTAAGCATTCCGGCAATTTTGGCGGGTGCGTTATCTGAGTATGAGAAATTTACTAAACTGGAAACGCAGCAGTTATTGAACTATTTTGCCGGTTTTGTTTGTTCCTTTCTTGCCGGTTATCTGGTTATTGCCTTTTTAATTCGTTTAATTGAGGTCAGCCGGTTGAAATACTTTGCTGTCTATTGCTTTGTAATTGGTTCCCTTTCTATTGTTTTGATTGCTTTGGGTTATTGA
- the holA gene encoding DNA polymerase III subunit delta — MDNPIFALDFTADKVRLGNSYLLTGTDSYLVDKVLDTIRAKLKKKDNVDTVIIYGDEVKSPELTEQLDTFSIFSTAKLIIIKKTEMLKPKELTILAEYFASPSEIQSLAIVAEKIDARYDNWKKIKAGTQIISCEPPPYGGAIRAWLDKALKEINKTMTAKAIEEFINRIELDYYNASNELTKLDLFTGSRKTITENDIDKSLGTTRIGTLIDFYRALGRKQTKQAIEAMDKMLFADWEPLQILFHLNKFYTNIWKILLLKKNHISDNEIIAKHLNDFYATQRKEILGLSHSYHISALEKIFTYLLETDQQFKLSVAEPQILLCNCLLKILDT; from the coding sequence ATGGACAATCCTATTTTTGCCTTGGATTTTACTGCTGATAAAGTTCGGCTGGGAAATTCCTATTTGCTGACCGGTACAGATTCCTATCTGGTGGATAAAGTTCTGGATACCATCAGAGCCAAACTGAAAAAAAAGGATAATGTGGATACAGTAATAATCTATGGTGACGAAGTTAAAAGCCCTGAGCTTACGGAACAGCTGGATACTTTTTCCATTTTCTCTACAGCTAAGTTAATCATCATCAAAAAAACAGAAATGCTTAAGCCCAAGGAACTGACTATATTAGCGGAATATTTTGCTTCTCCTTCGGAAATCCAGAGTTTAGCTATCGTTGCTGAAAAAATTGATGCCCGATACGATAACTGGAAGAAAATTAAAGCAGGCACTCAAATTATCAGCTGTGAACCACCTCCTTACGGTGGTGCCATCCGTGCCTGGCTGGATAAGGCATTGAAAGAGATTAATAAAACTATGACGGCTAAAGCAATTGAAGAATTTATAAATCGCATTGAACTGGATTATTATAATGCCTCAAATGAACTAACCAAGCTGGATTTATTTACCGGAAGCCGCAAAACAATCACTGAAAACGATATAGACAAGAGTTTAGGAACAACCCGTATCGGAACTTTGATTGACTTTTATCGGGCGCTCGGTAGAAAACAAACAAAACAGGCAATTGAGGCAATGGATAAAATGCTTTTTGCGGATTGGGAGCCCTTACAAATACTGTTTCACCTGAATAAATTCTATACTAACATCTGGAAAATCCTGCTCCTGAAAAAAAACCATATCTCGGATAATGAAATTATTGCCAAACATCTTAACGATTTCTATGCTACTCAGCGGAAAGAAATTTTAGGTTTATCTCATTCGTATCATATTTCGGCGCTGGAGAAAATATTTACTTACCTGCTGGAGACCGACCAGCAGTTTAAATTAAGCGTTGCTGAGCCGCAAATTTTGCTCTGCAATTGCTTACTCAAAATTCTGGACACCTAA
- a CDS encoding thiamine pyrophosphate-dependent enzyme — protein sequence MPKLMLLGDEALAQGALDAGISGFYGYPGTPSTEIIEYAQRSKQAEENKIHRTWSSNEKTALETALGMSALGKRAMVTMKHVGLNVAADPFMNSAVTGASGGLIIAVADDPSMHSSQNEQDSRYYGHFAMLPVLEPGNQQECYDMAFYGFELSEKFHIPVLLRLTTRLAHSRSGVTRRNPLPQKEMKKPEDMFQFMLLPAIARKKYQHHLSLQKDFLAESENSAYNVYTSEGKNTKLGIITTGLAYNYLREAYHGEEIPYPVLKICQYPLPEKQIHQLYNTCDELLVIEEGMPFAEEMIKGFAFPGLKPVHGRLDGYLPRAGELNPNLVAKALSLPDTMGRTVPEIVVGRPPALCVGCPHSDTFLSLNEVMAEYGRGNVFSDIGCYTLGFMPPYNSINSCVDMGASITMAKGASDSGLLPAVAVIGDSTFCHSGITGLLDCVYDKANVMIIILDNSTTAMTGGQNYTGFGKLENICLGLGVEKEHIRVFVPLKKNYPEIIQIYKEELAYNGVSVVIARRECIQTLKKKNKLETPE from the coding sequence ATGCCAAAACTTATGCTTTTGGGTGATGAAGCCCTTGCTCAGGGAGCTCTGGATGCTGGAATATCAGGTTTTTACGGTTATCCGGGAACTCCTTCCACGGAAATCATTGAATATGCTCAAAGGTCAAAACAGGCGGAGGAAAACAAAATTCACCGCACTTGGAGTTCCAACGAAAAAACCGCTTTGGAAACCGCTTTGGGTATGAGCGCTTTAGGAAAAAGAGCGATGGTTACGATGAAGCATGTGGGGTTAAATGTAGCAGCCGACCCTTTTATGAATTCGGCTGTAACCGGAGCCAGCGGTGGTTTAATTATTGCCGTTGCCGATGACCCTTCAATGCATAGTTCTCAGAATGAACAGGATAGCCGTTATTATGGTCATTTTGCAATGCTTCCTGTTTTAGAACCAGGTAATCAGCAGGAATGTTATGATATGGCTTTTTATGGTTTTGAACTATCAGAGAAGTTCCATATTCCTGTGCTATTACGGTTAACAACGCGTTTGGCGCATTCCCGTTCCGGGGTTACCAGACGCAATCCTTTACCGCAAAAGGAAATGAAGAAGCCGGAAGATATGTTTCAGTTTATGCTTTTGCCTGCTATTGCCAGAAAAAAGTATCAACATCATCTTTCCCTGCAAAAGGATTTTCTGGCAGAATCCGAAAATTCTGCCTACAATGTCTATACTTCTGAAGGGAAAAATACAAAGTTAGGTATTATTACTACCGGCTTGGCTTATAACTATCTGCGGGAAGCATATCACGGTGAAGAAATTCCTTATCCTGTGCTTAAAATATGTCAATACCCTCTACCGGAAAAGCAAATTCATCAGCTTTATAATACCTGTGATGAATTGCTGGTTATTGAAGAAGGAATGCCCTTTGCTGAAGAAATGATTAAAGGTTTTGCCTTCCCCGGTTTGAAACCTGTTCATGGCCGTTTAGATGGTTATCTTCCTCGTGCGGGCGAACTTAATCCCAATCTTGTTGCTAAAGCGCTTTCTTTACCTGATACAATGGGTAGGACTGTTCCTGAAATTGTAGTTGGCAGACCTCCTGCCTTATGCGTAGGTTGTCCTCATTCCGATACTTTTTTGTCCTTGAATGAAGTGATGGCAGAATATGGCAGAGGCAATGTTTTCAGCGATATTGGCTGTTATACTTTAGGGTTTATGCCACCCTATAATTCCATCAATTCCTGTGTGGATATGGGTGCTTCAATTACTATGGCAAAAGGGGCTTCCGATAGCGGACTCCTTCCTGCTGTAGCTGTTATTGGTGATAGCACTTTTTGCCATTCAGGAATTACCGGGCTTTTGGATTGCGTTTACGATAAAGCCAATGTGATGATTATCATTCTGGATAATTCCACCACTGCAATGACAGGTGGACAAAATTATACCGGCTTTGGCAAACTGGAAAATATTTGTTTGGGCTTGGGAGTGGAAAAAGAACACATTCGGGTATTTGTTCCGCTCAAGAAAAATTATCCCGAAATTATCCAAATCTATAAAGAAGAATTGGCTTACAACGGTGTTTCTGTTGTAATTGCCCGTCGGGAATGCATTCAGACCTTAAAGAAAAAGAACAAATTGGAGACACCAGAATGA